A single genomic interval of Stieleria maiorica harbors:
- a CDS encoding SDR family oxidoreductase: MTSLTILVCGATGYVGGRLVRMLLNEGHTVRCLVRNKEKLTKFSWRDHARLEVHEGDLQDSEAIAAAVRGIDVAYYLVHSMIAASDKYAQRDRELAENFVAAVDQSPCRQIVYLGGLGELGPDLSRHLRSRREVAEILQTSTVPVTVLRAAMIIGSGSASFEILRYLVERLPVMVTPKWVNTETQPIAIRDVLRYLVQCIGVPETRGKTIDIGGLDVMTYRELMQAMAKAIELPRRVIVPVPVLTPRLSSLWISLVTPVGSEIGRPLAEGLRNRTVCRNDLATELMPGNLFTVKQALDAALGKIENHDIETRWSTAGVMPGDPDWAGGTTKTDERSVVVNATAEQVFAVIERIGGGHGYWGAGWLWRVRGWMDQLVGGPGLRRGRRHPDELHFGEAVDFWRVTAHQPNRQLRLRAEMRLPGDAELDFQLSPIDDHSTRVTMTARFRPSGLLGLAYWYSVLPLHGLVFPVMLRGIRRDAEVCHDEPNRGDTGSQVVTDREGLVIGDDKV; encoded by the coding sequence ATGACCTCATTGACCATTCTTGTGTGTGGAGCGACCGGGTACGTCGGTGGACGTCTAGTTCGGATGTTGCTGAACGAGGGACACACAGTGCGTTGTCTGGTCCGAAACAAGGAAAAACTGACCAAATTCAGCTGGCGTGACCACGCTCGACTGGAGGTCCATGAAGGCGACCTGCAAGACTCCGAGGCGATCGCGGCGGCCGTCCGGGGAATCGACGTGGCGTACTACCTGGTGCACAGCATGATCGCCGCCAGTGACAAGTACGCACAGCGCGACCGTGAACTGGCAGAGAACTTCGTCGCGGCGGTGGACCAATCGCCCTGCCGCCAAATCGTCTATCTGGGAGGGCTTGGGGAACTCGGCCCCGATTTGAGCCGCCATCTGAGAAGCCGACGTGAGGTGGCGGAGATCTTGCAAACCAGCACGGTGCCGGTCACCGTGCTGCGCGCCGCAATGATCATCGGTTCCGGATCGGCGTCGTTCGAGATCCTGCGGTATCTGGTCGAACGACTGCCGGTCATGGTGACGCCCAAGTGGGTCAACACCGAGACGCAACCGATCGCCATTCGTGACGTCTTGCGTTACCTGGTGCAGTGTATCGGTGTCCCCGAGACCCGCGGCAAGACGATCGATATCGGCGGTTTGGATGTGATGACCTATCGCGAATTGATGCAAGCGATGGCCAAGGCGATCGAACTGCCGCGGCGCGTCATCGTCCCCGTTCCCGTGTTGACACCGCGATTGAGTTCGCTGTGGATTTCATTGGTCACGCCGGTCGGCAGCGAGATCGGACGGCCGCTTGCCGAAGGACTTCGCAACCGTACTGTGTGCCGGAACGATTTGGCGACGGAATTGATGCCGGGGAACCTATTCACTGTGAAACAAGCCCTCGATGCAGCGCTCGGAAAGATCGAGAACCATGACATCGAAACACGTTGGTCGACTGCGGGGGTGATGCCGGGCGATCCCGATTGGGCCGGCGGAACGACCAAGACCGACGAACGCTCGGTCGTCGTCAACGCCACTGCCGAACAAGTCTTTGCCGTGATCGAAAGAATCGGAGGCGGACACGGTTACTGGGGAGCCGGCTGGCTGTGGCGGGTGCGCGGTTGGATGGATCAATTGGTCGGCGGACCGGGGCTGCGACGTGGGCGTCGACACCCGGACGAACTTCATTTCGGTGAAGCGGTGGATTTTTGGCGGGTGACGGCTCATCAGCCCAACCGACAGTTGCGATTGCGGGCAGAAATGAGGCTGCCCGGCGACGCCGAACTCGATTTCCAATTGAGCCCGATCGATGATCATTCCACAAGGGTCACCATGACCGCGCGGTTTCGTCCCAGCGGTTTGCTGGGCTTGGCCTACTGGTACAGCGTGCTGCCGTTACATGGTCTGGTGTTCCCCGTCATGCTTCGCGGCATCCGACGCGACGCCGAAGTGTGTCATGACGAGCCGAACCGTGGCGATACAGGTTCGCAGGTAGTCACCGATCGCGAGGGGCTGGTGATCGGCGACGACAAAGTTTAG